From Neomonachus schauinslandi chromosome 4, ASM220157v2, whole genome shotgun sequence:
TAGCCTTTTCCTCTTAAAACATTTTGATTGCTGATCCACCAGTCTGTAGCTCCTTAAAGGAAAGGGCTGTCTTGGTGACCACTGTAACTTCTGCACCTACTATAGGGCCCGCCTCTTAatagataatacatattttttaaagactgagaaAGAGGTGCCTgcacacacatgagtgggggtaccggcagagggagagaatcccaagcggactcccaGAGGAGTGTGGAGTCCCACtggagactcaatctcaggacccaggagatcatgacctgagccgaaatcacaagtcccacacttaaccgactgagccacccaggtgccccagtaatatacatattaaattatttcatttccctgTACAGCTTGGTTCTTTAATCCACTGTGTGTCTGGTCGCTAGGCATAAGATTTTTAGAATCATGGAGCAGGGGAGTAAAATGAGCCTCGGCCGAAACTTCCGGATTTCCAGGCCATCAGAGGAGAGGAAATTCCTGATGCCACGGTAAGGTGTAGTTATTTGCGGAGTTCTTGGCGGGCGGGGCGTTCGTTGCTGCGACGCTACAGCTGACTTTACGGTGGAGagaggttttttgggggggggaggggggcctccagGCAGCAGCCGGGGCAGCCCCGGAGCTAAAGGCCCGTGTCTGATCATGTGACTTTCAACATGGCGGCGGCCTTGGCTCATTCCAGGAAAGGGTGGAGCCTGATCTCACAGGCTCCGGTTGAGGTTAAAGTGGGGACTGTGCTCGCAGTTACCGAAGGCTTATCATGGAGGCAAACGGGTTGGGGTGAGTTCTCTGCACCACGCGGTATGGCCCGCGTGGCTTCTGACCTGAGTCTTCCATCTCAGGAATCTGTCCCTATACCTCTCTTTCCCCACTTTGGAGAGCTTCCGACCCGACTCCTCTCGCTGGAATCCCTAATCCTCCACCCATGGATTCCAGAGACTTTCATTTAGGGGATGCCTCCAGGATTTTCTAGTCCTCAGTTAGGATCCGTATTTTGGGACcgtcttctgttttctcattcacTGTCCCCTAGCCTGGGGATCTACCAGCTTCCGATTGGTTGCCCTGTTCCTGAGATTTTCTGGTCCAAAGACCTCGATCAATTCTAACTGGGCTATCATTCCGCCCTTCCCCCAGTTTCTCCAGTGGCTTTGAGCTGGGGGAAGTTGGGGCTGTGTTGAAGATACAGGCCCCAGCGCGGGCCCTTCTAGTCTTGTGTACCATCTGATAGGCAAAGACGAGGTGGTATGGGCGGGGAGCCAAAGTTTAGGAACTAGCTGGAGAAGGCCGATAGTGGTGTTGGAATGAATCCGCCTTAAGAACCCaggccatggggcgcctgggtggctcagtttcgttaagcgtctgccttcggctcaggtcatgatcccagcctcctgggatcaagccccgctttgggctccctgctagggcgggaagcctgcttctccctctcccaactccctctgcttgtgttccctctctcgctgtctctttctgtcaaataaataaataaaatcttagaaaaacaaaaaacaaaaaacccaggcCTTCCCCAACCCCTGGCCTAGCTTACTGACACCTACCCCCGCCCTCTCCTGATCTCCAGATCCCAGGGTTTTCCAGAGCTGAAGAATGACACGTTCCTGCGAGCAGCCTGGGGAGAAGACACAGACTACACTCCCGTTTGGTGCATGCGGCAGGCAGGCCGCTACTTACCAGGTCAGGGCCCGGGAATCTAAGTGAAACTCTGGAGGGTGAAAAGATtttgagggggaagggagggatccAGAGGTTCCCTGAGGTTGagagccctggggcgcctgggtggctcagtttttaagcatctgccttccgctcaggtcatggtcccagggtcctgggatcaagccccgcattgggctccctgctcagtggggagcctgcttctccctctcccactccccctgcttgtgttccctctcttgctgtctctctctctgtcaaataaataaaatcttaaaaaaaaaaaaaaaaaaaggttgagccctgcttttcttcttttgtctgcAGAGTTTAGGGAAACTCGGGCTGCTCAGGACTTTTTCAGCACCTGTCGCTCCCCAGAGGCCTGCTGTGAATTGACTTTGCAGGTGAGGCCTTCACAAAAAAGGGAGGGACTTATGCCCTCAGCTTGCCTCCTAGTAACCTGTCTTCTATTCCCTACAGCCACTGCGTCGCTTCCCTCTGGATGCTGCCATCATCTTCTCTGATATCCTTGTTGTACCCCAGGTACCCGCTCAAACCTGATGGGTAAGAAAGGGTAAAGATAATCAAGGCTCAAGATAAGCCCTTATCCTCACTGGACAGAGGAAAAAACTTGTGCTGAAAGAGATGGAGTTGGGCCAagtttcattctccttttcttccttcttggtgTGGGCTGAACAGAGCCTTTCCTCCTAGAGTTACAGGTTGGGAATCCAGATATTTTCTTCCCCTCCAGGCACTGGGCATGGAGGTGACTATGGTGCCTGGCAAAGGGCCTAGCTTCCCAGAGCCATTAAGAGAAGAGCGGGACTTAGAACGTCTCCGGGATCCAGCATCAGTGGCCTCCGAGCTGGGCTATGTATTCCAGGCCATCACCCTCACCCGACAACGGCTGGCTGGGCGTGTGCCGCTGATTGGCTTTGCTGGTGCCCCGGTAATGTGGAACAGGGCAGGGACTTGGGCATGGGGAAATCACTCTGGCGGGTCTGGTGTAGACAAGGGAAGTATCAGTCTGGTTTCTACACCTGTGACATTCTCTGTATCCTTTTGCAGTGGACTCTGATGACATACATGATTGAGGGTGGCAGCTCAAGCACCATGGCTCAGGCCAAGCGTTGGCTTTACCAGAAACCACAGGCTAGTCACCAGCTGCTTCACATCCTCACTGATGCTCTGGTCCCATATCTGGTGGGACAAGTGGCTGCTGGTGCCCAGGTGGGtcctgaaagagagagaaaggctggGGTCTAGAAGAATGAGAAGCAGTAGAGTTCCTTACACCTGAGAGGATAGGTGTCTTAATGCCAGGCAGGAAGGAAGCTTGGCCTACAGTGATCTGACTGGAGCACCTAGGTCCACCTTGTCATTGACATTGGCAATGCTATGTGTTCAAAGACCAAAGCTAGCACTGGGATGTGGAGAAGGCAAAACTGGATTTACAAGCTTAGGCAGTATGAGGGTCTGAAGTCACTAGGGAAAAATTTGAGATACGTTGTGTGTGGGTCCTGAGATACTTTGTGTGTTATGTATTTCTCTTCaccaatcccccccaccccgccgccaaCTGTAGGCATTGCAGCTCTTTGAGTCCCATGCAGGGCATCT
This genomic window contains:
- the UROD gene encoding uroporphyrinogen decarboxylase isoform X2, giving the protein MEANGLGSQGFPELKNDTFLRAAWGEDTDYTPVWCMRQAGRYLPEFRETRAAQDFFSTCRSPEACCELTLQPLRRFPLDAAIIFSDILVVPQALGMEVTMVPGKGPSFPEPLREERDLERLRDPASVASELGYVFQAITLTRQRLAGRVPLIGFAGAPWTLMTYMIEGGSSSTMAQAKRWLYQKPQASHQLLHILTDALVPYLVGQVAAGAQALQLFESHAGHLGPQLFSQFALPYIRDVSKRVKARLQEAGLAPVPMIIFAKDGHFALEELAQAGYEVVGLDWTVAPEKARERVGKTVTLQGNLDPCALYASEEEIGRLVQQMLDDFGPQRYIANLGHGLYPDMDPEHVGAFVDAVHRHSRLLRQN
- the UROD gene encoding uroporphyrinogen decarboxylase isoform X1, which codes for MEQGSKMSLGRNFRISRPSEERKFLMPRSQGFPELKNDTFLRAAWGEDTDYTPVWCMRQAGRYLPEFRETRAAQDFFSTCRSPEACCELTLQPLRRFPLDAAIIFSDILVVPQALGMEVTMVPGKGPSFPEPLREERDLERLRDPASVASELGYVFQAITLTRQRLAGRVPLIGFAGAPWTLMTYMIEGGSSSTMAQAKRWLYQKPQASHQLLHILTDALVPYLVGQVAAGAQALQLFESHAGHLGPQLFSQFALPYIRDVSKRVKARLQEAGLAPVPMIIFAKDGHFALEELAQAGYEVVGLDWTVAPEKARERVGKTVTLQGNLDPCALYASEEEIGRLVQQMLDDFGPQRYIANLGHGLYPDMDPEHVGAFVDAVHRHSRLLRQN